The following are encoded in a window of Halosolutus halophilus genomic DNA:
- a CDS encoding V-type ATP synthase subunit D: MAKDVKPTRKNLMEIEDRIELSERGHGTLEKKRDGLIMEFMDILDKAQDVRGDLADDYEQAQKKINMARAMEGDVAVRGAAAALQEHPEITTESKNIMGVVVPQIESSRVSKSLDQRGYGIMGTSARIDEAAEAYEDLLESIILAAEVETAMKKMLREIETTKRRVNALEFKLLPDLYESQEYIEQKLEEQEREETFRLKKIKDKKEREEKEERQAEAMAEADVDEGDDEAKALEETQPSTAARSPTADQ, translated from the coding sequence ATGGCCAAGGACGTCAAACCCACCCGCAAAAACCTGATGGAGATCGAGGATCGGATCGAACTCTCCGAACGCGGGCACGGGACCTTAGAAAAGAAACGGGACGGGCTGATCATGGAGTTCATGGACATCCTGGACAAGGCCCAGGACGTCCGTGGCGACCTCGCCGACGACTACGAGCAGGCCCAGAAGAAGATCAACATGGCCCGGGCCATGGAGGGCGACGTCGCGGTTCGAGGAGCCGCCGCAGCCCTGCAGGAACACCCCGAGATCACCACCGAGTCGAAGAACATCATGGGCGTCGTCGTCCCCCAGATCGAGTCCTCGCGGGTCTCCAAGAGCCTCGATCAGCGCGGCTACGGGATCATGGGCACCTCCGCCCGCATCGACGAGGCCGCCGAGGCCTACGAGGACCTCCTGGAGAGCATCATCCTCGCCGCGGAGGTCGAGACGGCGATGAAGAAGATGCTCCGGGAGATCGAGACCACCAAGCGCCGGGTCAACGCGCTCGAGTTCAAGTTGCTGCCCGACCTCTACGAGAGTCAGGAGTACATCGAGCAAAAACTCGAGGAACAGGAACGCGAGGAGACGTTCCGCCTGAAGAAGATCAAGGACAAGAAAGAACGGGAGGAGAAAGAAGAGCGACAGGCCGAAGCGATGGCCGAAGCCGACGTAGACGAGGGCGACGACGAAGCGAAGGCCCTCGAGGAAACCCAGCCGAGTACCGCCGCCCGATCGCCGACGGCCGACCAGTAA
- a CDS encoding DUF6276 family protein, with product MACSHCGTESTIAAAVPDDYREYAPESAAEVTICPHCLTVDPAPPAATDARDDGDDPDFSRISGAFPARPARAVPLALALHLCGSLATNRDAIETLLRAVEREGTDPLLVIDRLAAEPTIEPAVDLERRRHQLEQLLY from the coding sequence ATGGCCTGTTCACACTGTGGAACCGAATCGACGATCGCCGCTGCTGTTCCGGACGACTACCGCGAGTACGCGCCCGAATCCGCGGCCGAAGTGACGATCTGTCCCCACTGTCTCACCGTCGATCCAGCACCACCGGCTGCCACCGACGCCCGCGACGACGGCGACGATCCCGACTTTTCACGCATTAGCGGCGCGTTCCCGGCGCGACCCGCGCGAGCGGTGCCGCTCGCGCTCGCACTCCACCTGTGTGGCTCGCTGGCGACCAACCGCGACGCGATCGAGACGCTGCTCCGGGCCGTCGAACGGGAAGGGACGGACCCGCTACTGGTCATCGATCGACTCGCGGCCGAGCCGACGATCGAACCGGCGGTCGACCTCGAACGGCGGCGACACCAACTCGAGCAACTGCTGTACTGA
- a CDS encoding DUF5811 family protein produces MNGNTPYAGLPGETGAGQRAAADVPDLSSAQKRVLNRDVSRIAARTREFLPSEYVVDADVSRGISGPQVTVAVRPPVGHAVSAGFTPELEEAPEEVITADERDEVARGLAASAALQVKQAVSDNVTPTGK; encoded by the coding sequence ATGAACGGAAATACGCCGTACGCAGGGCTGCCGGGAGAAACGGGTGCTGGTCAGCGTGCAGCGGCGGACGTTCCGGACCTCTCGAGCGCCCAGAAGCGAGTGCTCAACCGTGACGTCTCACGGATCGCCGCCCGGACTCGCGAGTTCCTCCCCAGCGAGTACGTCGTCGACGCCGACGTCTCCCGCGGCATCTCCGGTCCCCAGGTCACCGTCGCCGTCCGTCCACCGGTCGGCCACGCCGTCAGTGCCGGCTTCACACCCGAACTGGAGGAAGCTCCCGAGGAGGTCATCACGGCCGACGAACGAGACGAAGTCGCCCGTGGCCTCGCCGCGAGCGCCGCGTTGCAGGTGAAACAGGCCGTCAGCGACAACGTGACGCCGACCGGGAAGTAG
- a CDS encoding pyruvoyl-dependent arginine decarboxylase produces the protein MSTIRVVWGSASGPTAMASYDAALADAGVENYNLVPVSSVIPAGVDVEAVGTAPDLGPAGDRLTVVEARATTAEPGRVSAALAWAQSIDDGPGLFYETAGEMDGEDVERRVREGLAAGQELRDWAFGDPRVAVESAPAESGTHTTALVLAVYGESEPVL, from the coding sequence ATGAGTACGATTCGAGTCGTCTGGGGGTCTGCCTCCGGGCCCACGGCGATGGCCTCCTACGACGCTGCCCTCGCGGACGCCGGCGTCGAGAACTACAATCTCGTCCCCGTCTCCTCCGTGATTCCCGCGGGCGTCGACGTCGAAGCCGTCGGCACCGCTCCCGACCTCGGCCCCGCCGGCGATCGCCTGACGGTCGTCGAAGCCCGGGCGACCACCGCCGAACCGGGACGGGTTAGTGCGGCCCTCGCGTGGGCTCAGTCGATCGACGACGGACCGGGGCTGTTCTACGAGACGGCCGGCGAGATGGACGGCGAAGACGTCGAACGGCGCGTTCGCGAGGGCCTGGCAGCGGGACAGGAACTTCGAGACTGGGCGTTCGGCGATCCCCGCGTCGCCGTCGAGAGCGCACCCGCCGAGTCCGGAACCCACACGACGGCGCTGGTGCTTGCGGTCTACGGCGAGAGCGAACCCGTGCTCTGA
- the pan2 gene encoding proteasome-activating nucleotidase Pan2, producing the protein MSRSPSIPDRPHRDIDPDLPDDERLEALRGHYEDLVEVNEQLSDQLDDADDRRQRLREKVDRVERENETLKSSSLYIATVEDVMEGDEVIVKQHGNNQEVLTDVSPRIVDRVEPGDRVAVNDSFAIQTVLSTETDARAQSMEITERPVVSYADIGGIDEQVREVREAVEQPLTQPEMFQEVGIDPPSGVLLYGPPGTGKTMLAKAVANETDATFIKMAGSELVRKFIGEGSRLVRDLFEMAREREPAIIFIDEIDAIATRRTESKTSGDAEVQRTMMQLLSEMDGFEARGEIRIIAATNRFDMLDRAILRPGRFDRLIEVPEPDRDGREQILAIHTRGMNVDDDVDFAALADETEGYSGADIESLATEAGMFAIRNDRDEVRHQDFLDAYEKMEQDDSSDVISSPGYFYQ; encoded by the coding sequence ATGTCTCGAAGCCCGTCTATCCCCGATCGACCCCACCGCGATATCGATCCTGATCTGCCGGACGACGAACGGCTCGAGGCGCTCCGCGGCCACTACGAGGACCTCGTCGAAGTCAACGAACAGCTGTCCGACCAGCTCGACGACGCCGACGACCGCCGACAGCGCCTCCGTGAGAAAGTCGATCGCGTCGAACGCGAGAACGAGACGCTCAAGAGTTCGTCGCTGTACATCGCGACCGTCGAGGACGTGATGGAGGGCGACGAAGTGATCGTCAAACAGCACGGGAACAACCAGGAAGTGCTCACCGACGTCTCGCCCCGGATCGTCGACCGGGTCGAGCCCGGCGACCGCGTCGCCGTCAACGACTCGTTTGCGATCCAGACGGTGCTCTCGACCGAGACCGACGCGCGCGCACAGTCGATGGAGATCACCGAACGGCCCGTCGTCAGCTACGCGGACATCGGCGGCATCGACGAACAGGTCCGCGAGGTCCGCGAGGCCGTCGAACAGCCGCTCACCCAGCCCGAGATGTTCCAGGAGGTCGGCATCGATCCGCCGAGCGGCGTCCTCCTGTACGGCCCGCCGGGGACGGGCAAGACGATGCTCGCGAAGGCCGTCGCCAACGAGACCGACGCCACCTTCATCAAGATGGCCGGCTCCGAACTCGTCCGCAAGTTCATCGGCGAGGGCTCGCGGCTCGTCCGCGACCTCTTCGAGATGGCCCGCGAACGCGAACCCGCCATCATCTTCATCGACGAGATCGACGCGATCGCCACCCGCCGCACCGAATCCAAGACCTCCGGCGACGCCGAGGTCCAGCGCACGATGATGCAACTCCTCTCCGAGATGGACGGCTTCGAGGCCCGCGGCGAGATCCGCATCATCGCCGCCACCAACCGCTTCGACATGCTCGATCGGGCCATCCTCCGGCCCGGCCGCTTCGACCGCCTCATCGAGGTCCCCGAACCCGATCGGGACGGCCGCGAGCAGATCCTCGCGATCCACACCCGCGGCATGAACGTCGACGACGACGTCGACTTCGCGGCGCTGGCCGACGAGACCGAGGGCTACTCCGGAGCCGACATCGAGAGTCTCGCGACCGAGGCCGGCATGTTCGCGATCCGGAACGATCGGGACGAGGTCCGCCACCAGGACTTCCTCGACGCCTACGAGAAGATGGAGCAGGACGACTCGAGCGACGTGATTTCCTCGCCCGGATACTTCTACCAGTAA
- the pepF gene encoding oligoendopeptidase F → MSSVPERSEIDEDYTWDLESIYASDDDWEAAYEAVADRIDDLAAYEGGGADDADTLLAVLELRDEIMRDVSTVSAYARMRRDEDTTNQHYQALSARAQSLAADAQSAASFIEPELQELTREEFEAMVEAEPDLETYDHYVDDVLRMKPHTRSAEVEALLADLSEVTGATGEVYNMLSNADMEFPTVEDPSGETVEITQSNFVNLLKRPDREFRQRVYEAYFDEWASVRNTVAASYKNSVKADVKTAQARNYDTAREAALDGPNVPVDVYDTLVDSVNDNLDKLHRHAELKREALGVDELRMWDVYMPLTGDEGPDVDYDEATDHVVAALEPLGEEYRSRVAEGLGSQWVDVYENEGKQSGAYSGGTYDTQPFILMNYQDDISSMYTLAHELGHSMHSELTKEEQPYVYSGYEIFVAEVASTVNEALLTTHLLETVEDPEFRKHVLNEFLERVRSTLYRQTLFAEFEHEAHRLEEAGEPLTADRLDDLYHDLKAEYYEPAAIDDRIAREWMRIPHFYRAFYVYQYATGISAALAIVDTILDEGRSAAEDYLAFLRRGSREYPLDLLRIAGVDMSSSDPIDRALESYGQRLDEMDALLS, encoded by the coding sequence ATGAGTTCCGTTCCAGAGCGCTCCGAGATCGACGAGGACTATACCTGGGATCTCGAGAGCATCTACGCCAGCGACGACGACTGGGAGGCGGCCTACGAGGCGGTCGCCGATCGAATCGACGACCTCGCGGCCTACGAGGGAGGGGGCGCCGACGACGCCGACACGCTGCTCGCCGTCCTCGAGTTGCGCGACGAGATCATGCGCGACGTCTCGACGGTATCGGCCTACGCCCGGATGCGCCGCGACGAAGACACCACGAACCAGCACTACCAGGCGCTTTCCGCCCGCGCACAGTCGCTCGCGGCCGACGCCCAGTCCGCGGCTTCCTTCATCGAACCGGAACTCCAGGAACTGACTCGCGAGGAGTTCGAGGCGATGGTCGAGGCCGAACCCGACCTCGAGACGTACGACCACTACGTCGACGACGTGCTCCGAATGAAGCCCCACACCCGATCGGCCGAAGTCGAGGCCCTGCTCGCGGACCTGAGCGAGGTTACGGGGGCGACCGGCGAGGTGTACAACATGCTCTCGAACGCGGACATGGAGTTCCCCACCGTGGAGGATCCCTCCGGGGAGACCGTCGAAATCACCCAGAGCAACTTCGTCAACCTGCTCAAGCGACCCGATCGGGAGTTCCGCCAGCGCGTCTACGAGGCGTACTTCGACGAGTGGGCGTCGGTCCGGAACACGGTCGCCGCGTCCTACAAGAACAGCGTCAAGGCCGACGTCAAGACGGCCCAGGCGCGCAACTACGATACCGCCCGCGAGGCGGCGCTCGACGGCCCCAACGTCCCCGTCGACGTTTACGACACGCTCGTCGACTCCGTTAACGACAATCTCGACAAGCTCCACCGCCACGCTGAACTCAAACGGGAGGCGCTTGGCGTCGACGAACTCCGGATGTGGGACGTCTACATGCCCCTGACGGGTGACGAGGGGCCGGACGTCGACTACGACGAGGCGACCGACCACGTCGTCGCCGCGCTCGAACCGCTCGGCGAGGAGTACCGGTCCCGCGTCGCCGAGGGCCTCGGCTCACAGTGGGTCGACGTCTACGAGAACGAGGGGAAACAGTCCGGCGCCTACTCCGGGGGCACCTACGACACCCAGCCGTTCATTCTGATGAACTACCAGGACGACATCTCCTCGATGTACACGCTGGCCCACGAACTCGGCCACTCGATGCACTCCGAGTTGACGAAGGAGGAACAACCCTACGTCTACTCGGGCTACGAGATCTTCGTGGCCGAGGTCGCCAGTACGGTCAACGAGGCCCTGCTGACGACCCACCTCCTCGAGACGGTCGAGGATCCGGAGTTCCGAAAACACGTCCTCAACGAGTTCCTCGAGCGCGTCCGTTCGACCCTCTATCGCCAGACGCTTTTCGCCGAGTTCGAACACGAGGCCCACCGACTCGAGGAGGCGGGCGAACCGCTAACCGCCGATCGACTCGACGACCTCTACCACGATCTCAAGGCCGAGTACTACGAACCGGCGGCGATCGACGATCGGATCGCCCGCGAATGGATGCGCATTCCCCACTTCTACCGCGCGTTCTACGTCTACCAGTACGCCACCGGAATCTCGGCGGCGCTCGCGATCGTCGACACCATCCTCGATGAGGGCCGGTCCGCCGCGGAGGACTACCTCGCCTTCCTCCGGCGGGGTTCCCGGGAGTATCCGCTCGACCTCCTCCGGATCGCCGGCGTCGACATGAGCAGTTCGGACCCGATCGATCGGGCATTGGAGAGTTACGGCCAACGACTCGACGAGATGGACGCGCTGCTATCGTAG
- a CDS encoding M28 family peptidase, with protein sequence MTERGPGPVLTDDAARALGSAWTDDRSWGLLTRLTELPHRMGGSPGERRAAELVREAFADAGLADVRIDEFPVQYWERGETEFAVVGDQPTRGSDTEGTGSIDRSFEAIALPYSPPGDIEGPLVDVGYGTPDEIEAAGSVVQGGIAVASTTTPPDQRFVHRMEKFGHAVAAGAAAFVFANHVPGQLPPTGALRFDAEAAVPGVGVSAETHDWLSEYADRGARARIRVDATTRRGSSQNVHGVLGGVPGENADEEVLVLAHYDAHDVGEGALDNGCGIATVVGAARALAAIEDELACPVRIAGVGCEEIGLLGAEALADDLDPDAIRAVVNVDGAGRFRNLRALTHGSETMAEVTERVADEVGQPIGREPEPHPFSDHWPFLRAGVPALQLHSEPPEGSERGRGWGHTTADTRDKVDPRNLREHAMLTALLVRELTRADVPRVDEADLRDRLRDQDYEPGMRAADVWPAAWES encoded by the coding sequence ATGACGGAACGTGGACCTGGACCAGTTCTCACGGACGACGCCGCACGTGCACTCGGAAGCGCGTGGACCGACGATCGGTCGTGGGGCCTGCTGACGCGACTGACCGAACTGCCACACCGGATGGGGGGCTCCCCCGGCGAACGGCGAGCGGCCGAACTCGTCCGGGAAGCGTTCGCCGACGCCGGCCTCGCGGACGTCCGGATCGACGAATTTCCCGTGCAGTACTGGGAGCGCGGGGAGACCGAGTTCGCGGTCGTCGGCGACCAGCCAACGCGGGGGAGCGATACCGAGGGCACCGGATCGATCGATCGATCCTTCGAGGCCATCGCGCTCCCGTACTCCCCGCCGGGGGACATCGAGGGGCCGCTGGTCGACGTCGGCTACGGCACGCCCGACGAGATCGAAGCGGCGGGATCGGTCGTCCAGGGCGGCATCGCCGTCGCGAGCACGACGACGCCCCCCGACCAGCGGTTCGTCCACCGGATGGAGAAGTTCGGGCACGCGGTCGCCGCCGGCGCGGCGGCGTTCGTCTTCGCCAACCACGTCCCTGGTCAGTTACCGCCGACGGGGGCGCTGCGATTCGACGCTGAGGCGGCCGTCCCCGGCGTCGGCGTCAGCGCCGAGACCCACGACTGGCTGAGCGAGTACGCCGATCGGGGAGCGAGAGCGCGGATCCGCGTCGACGCGACGACCCGCCGGGGGTCGAGCCAGAACGTTCACGGGGTTCTCGGAGGTGTCCCAGGTGAAAACGCGGACGAGGAGGTACTCGTCCTCGCACACTACGACGCCCACGACGTCGGCGAGGGTGCACTCGACAACGGCTGTGGGATCGCCACCGTCGTCGGTGCCGCGAGGGCCCTCGCGGCGATCGAGGACGAACTCGCGTGTCCGGTGCGGATCGCCGGCGTCGGCTGCGAGGAGATCGGCCTGCTCGGTGCCGAGGCGCTGGCCGACGACCTCGATCCGGACGCGATCCGGGCGGTCGTCAACGTCGACGGCGCGGGCCGGTTCCGGAACCTGCGGGCGCTCACGCACGGCTCGGAGACGATGGCCGAGGTGACCGAGCGCGTCGCCGACGAGGTCGGACAGCCGATCGGCCGGGAGCCCGAGCCGCACCCGTTCAGCGACCACTGGCCGTTCCTGCGGGCGGGCGTCCCCGCGCTGCAACTGCACAGCGAACCGCCCGAAGGGAGCGAGCGCGGCCGTGGCTGGGGGCACACGACGGCGGATACGCGGGACAAGGTCGATCCGCGCAACCTGCGCGAACACGCGATGCTGACGGCGCTGCTGGTTCGCGAACTCACGCGAGCGGACGTGCCACGGGTCGACGAGGCAGACCTCCGCGATCGGCTCCGCGATCAGGACTACGAACCGGGGATGCGCGCGGCCGACGTCTGGCCCGCCGCGTGGGAGTCGTAG
- a CDS encoding NifU family protein has protein sequence MSESPSDRSPEDEIRDAVSLFLRRNFPQIEAHGGDFAITGVDRDERHVSITLSGACDGCGISPMTTQAIQQRLPGEIDAIDRVSVTLGFDGMAGEGTPRDVPEDVPF, from the coding sequence ATGAGTGAATCCCCGTCGGACCGATCCCCGGAAGACGAGATCAGAGACGCCGTCTCGCTGTTTCTCAGGCGGAACTTCCCGCAGATCGAGGCCCACGGCGGCGACTTCGCGATCACCGGCGTCGACCGCGACGAGCGCCACGTCTCGATCACCCTCAGCGGCGCCTGCGACGGCTGCGGGATCAGCCCGATGACGACCCAGGCGATCCAGCAACGGCTCCCGGGCGAGATCGACGCGATCGATCGCGTGTCGGTCACCCTCGGCTTCGACGGGATGGCCGGCGAGGGGACCCCGCGCGACGTGCCGGAGGACGTCCCGTTCTAA
- the truA gene encoding tRNA pseudouridine(38-40) synthase TruA: protein MPTRAFRIAYDGTGYHGFQRQPDVPTVEDAIFGALRSLGAYDPDADREGPDRPAGYAAAGRTDAGVSALAQTIALVVPDWLTPRAFDADLPADVRAWAAADVSPSFHATHDATRRAYTYHLYAPPADGDRTRTDDTPLDGGLGARVDDDRFHTACEALSGRHDVHNLTPDDRNTERDLTVEATRDGDVLVITVSAGGFARELVRRVVSLAHAVGTGDETPEKIDRVLASDPLPGHEGIAPAPPEPLVLTDVAYPDLEFTIDERAAESARAVFERRRIDRLTGARVAGQVADGID from the coding sequence ATGCCTACGCGCGCGTTCCGGATCGCCTACGACGGTACCGGCTACCACGGCTTCCAGCGCCAGCCCGACGTTCCGACCGTCGAGGATGCCATCTTCGGCGCACTCCGATCGCTCGGCGCGTACGATCCCGACGCCGATCGCGAGGGCCCCGATCGGCCGGCCGGCTACGCCGCCGCCGGCCGAACCGACGCGGGCGTCTCCGCCCTCGCCCAGACGATCGCCCTGGTGGTCCCCGACTGGCTCACGCCGCGCGCGTTCGACGCCGACCTCCCCGCGGACGTCCGGGCGTGGGCGGCCGCCGACGTATCCCCGTCGTTCCACGCCACGCACGACGCCACGCGGCGGGCGTACACGTATCACCTGTACGCGCCGCCCGCCGACGGCGATCGAACTCGGACCGACGACACCCCTCTCGACGGCGGCCTGGGTGCACGGGTCGACGACGATCGGTTTCACACGGCCTGCGAGGCGCTCTCCGGCAGGCACGACGTCCACAACCTCACGCCGGACGATCGCAACACCGAGCGAGACTTGACCGTCGAGGCGACGCGGGACGGCGACGTTCTCGTGATCACCGTTTCCGCGGGCGGGTTCGCCCGCGAACTGGTTCGGCGGGTCGTCTCCCTGGCACACGCCGTGGGGACCGGCGACGAGACGCCCGAAAAGATCGATCGAGTTCTCGCATCCGATCCGCTGCCGGGCCACGAGGGAATCGCGCCCGCGCCGCCCGAACCGCTGGTCCTGACCGACGTCGCGTACCCGGACCTCGAATTCACGATCGACGAGCGGGCGGCCGAGAGCGCCCGGGCCGTGTTCGAACGCCGGCGGATCGATCGGCTGACGGGCGCGCGAGTGGCCGGGCAAGTGGCCGACGGGATCGACTGA
- a CDS encoding DUF7560 family zinc ribbon protein, giving the protein MARYEFTCPDCTARLEFDERQRSVAIRSGCPLCGRPIADTHFVTREGRSA; this is encoded by the coding sequence ATGGCGAGATACGAGTTTACCTGTCCGGACTGCACGGCACGCCTCGAGTTCGACGAGCGACAGCGATCGGTCGCGATACGGAGCGGGTGTCCGCTCTGTGGCCGTCCGATCGCCGACACCCATTTCGTGACGAGGGAGGGCCGTTCCGCGTGA
- a CDS encoding sulfatase codes for MGESNERDPKSHTTVRNVVLVILDTARSKSVGAFPDDRDGTGPADGVGEASRSAPLSSGHECDGPQPTPTLSRLAAEGTAFENAFATAPWTLPSHASLFTGLYPSEHGTHGDHTYLDDDLRTLPEAFADAGYQTIGVSNNTWITEEFGFDQGFEDLRKGWQYIQSDADMGAVVRGEDVNEKLQATRNRLFDGNPLVNAANILYSELLQPAGDDGAARSVDWIENWLGGRTDDRPFFLFCNFIEPHVEYDPPREYADEFLPAGATYEEATAVRQDPRAYDCDDYQLSDREFALLRGLYRAELAYVDDQLSRLWTALEDAGEWDDTLFVVCGDHGEHIGEHGFFGHQYNLYDTLLNVPLAIHGGAFTGGGRRRDLVQLLDLPATLLETVGVDDPDLLAQGSSRSFHPQSDTEPRDAVFAEYVAPQPSIERLEARFGEIPDRVREFDRRLRAIRTTEYKYVHGDDGFERLHHVPTDPAEHDDVATRERTQARALRDRLESRFDPIADVDDTEAVEMRAGTKERLADLGYL; via the coding sequence ATGGGCGAGTCCAACGAGCGTGACCCGAAGTCACACACTACTGTGCGGAACGTCGTTCTCGTGATCCTCGATACGGCACGATCGAAGAGCGTCGGTGCGTTTCCGGACGACCGGGACGGAACCGGGCCTGCCGACGGCGTCGGTGAAGCGTCCCGGAGCGCACCCCTGTCGAGCGGTCACGAGTGCGACGGGCCGCAACCCACCCCGACACTGTCGCGCCTCGCAGCCGAGGGGACCGCGTTCGAGAACGCGTTCGCGACCGCGCCGTGGACGCTCCCCTCCCACGCGTCGCTGTTCACCGGCCTGTACCCCTCCGAACACGGCACTCACGGCGATCACACCTACCTCGACGACGACCTGCGGACGCTGCCCGAGGCGTTCGCCGACGCGGGCTACCAGACGATCGGCGTCTCGAACAACACCTGGATTACCGAGGAGTTCGGCTTCGATCAGGGGTTCGAGGATCTCCGCAAGGGCTGGCAGTACATCCAGTCCGACGCGGACATGGGCGCAGTCGTCCGCGGCGAGGACGTAAACGAGAAGCTCCAGGCGACCAGGAACCGCCTCTTCGACGGCAATCCGCTGGTCAACGCCGCCAACATCCTCTACAGCGAACTGCTCCAGCCGGCCGGTGACGACGGCGCGGCCCGATCGGTCGACTGGATCGAGAACTGGCTCGGCGGCCGCACCGACGATCGGCCGTTCTTCCTGTTCTGTAACTTCATCGAACCCCACGTCGAGTACGATCCGCCACGGGAGTACGCCGACGAGTTTCTCCCTGCCGGCGCGACCTACGAGGAGGCGACCGCGGTCAGGCAGGATCCCCGGGCCTACGACTGCGACGACTACCAGCTGTCCGATCGGGAGTTCGCGCTGCTCCGGGGGCTCTACCGGGCCGAACTCGCCTACGTCGACGACCAGCTCTCCCGGCTTTGGACGGCACTCGAGGACGCCGGCGAGTGGGACGACACCCTGTTCGTCGTCTGTGGCGACCACGGCGAGCACATCGGCGAACACGGCTTCTTCGGTCACCAGTACAACCTCTACGACACGCTGTTGAACGTCCCGCTGGCGATCCACGGCGGAGCGTTCACCGGCGGCGGCCGTCGTCGCGATCTCGTCCAACTCCTCGATCTTCCCGCGACGCTGCTGGAGACGGTCGGCGTCGACGATCCCGACCTCCTCGCGCAGGGCTCGAGTCGATCGTTCCACCCGCAGTCCGACACCGAGCCGCGGGATGCGGTCTTCGCCGAGTACGTCGCGCCCCAGCCGTCGATCGAGCGCCTCGAGGCGCGGTTCGGCGAGATTCCCGATCGCGTTCGCGAGTTCGATCGGCGCCTGCGGGCGATTCGGACGACCGAGTACAAGTACGTCCACGGCGACGACGGCTTCGAGCGACTCCACCACGTCCCGACCGATCCGGCCGAGCACGACGACGTCGCCACCAGGGAGCGCACACAGGCACGGGCGCTCCGAGACCGGCTCGAGTCCCGGTTCGACCCGATCGCGGACGTCGACGATACCGAGGCGGTCGAGATGCGAGCGGGAACGAAAGAGCGGCTGGCCGACCTGGGCTACCTCTAG
- a CDS encoding Hsp20/alpha crystallin family protein — MPPATSAETYSLSARCLYDRSTQRLTVVVDAAPADVDDVTVEAGTTRVRIAVAREARDAVWTVTPPTRRHGFTDEREAHYHNGVLTVSIGTDRRWRW, encoded by the coding sequence GTGCCACCCGCCACGTCCGCCGAGACTTACTCGCTTTCCGCTCGCTGCCTGTACGATCGATCCACCCAGCGTCTGACGGTCGTCGTCGACGCAGCCCCCGCCGACGTCGACGACGTCACGGTCGAAGCGGGCACGACCCGCGTTCGGATCGCGGTCGCCCGCGAGGCGCGCGACGCCGTCTGGACCGTCACGCCGCCGACGCGCCGACACGGCTTCACCGACGAGCGCGAGGCCCACTACCACAACGGCGTGCTCACCGTCTCGATCGGAACGGACCGTCGGTGGCGGTGGTGA
- a CDS encoding DUF6517 family protein — MDRRTVLAGAGSIGLASLAGCLGLTGLDSHESQPAGVEAGVREETGYEQTEIESLEIEETFEVGPYSETITVTNHLTEHEKAVDMGPLGNARGAVFLLLTTPQVSIAGREFNPVGEMSTTELVDLVEDNYDGIDDISREADETVTVLDQETTMSRFTASAEFEGQSVDVFLHLTEAVETEDDLLVAIGVYPSQVRSMEESNVHDLVAGVVEEADESESTGSADDGGDGADGDE, encoded by the coding sequence ATGGACCGCAGAACTGTCCTGGCCGGCGCGGGAAGCATCGGACTCGCGAGTCTCGCGGGCTGTCTCGGCCTCACTGGGCTCGATTCACACGAATCCCAGCCCGCGGGCGTCGAGGCAGGCGTCCGCGAGGAGACCGGGTACGAACAGACCGAGATCGAGTCGCTCGAGATCGAAGAGACGTTCGAAGTGGGGCCCTACTCGGAGACGATCACGGTGACGAATCACCTCACCGAACACGAGAAAGCCGTCGACATGGGACCGCTCGGCAACGCCCGGGGAGCCGTCTTTCTGCTCCTGACGACGCCACAGGTTTCGATCGCCGGACGGGAGTTCAACCCGGTGGGGGAGATGTCGACCACGGAACTCGTCGACCTGGTCGAGGACAACTACGACGGCATCGACGACATCAGCCGGGAAGCGGACGAGACGGTCACGGTCCTCGATCAGGAAACGACGATGTCCCGATTCACCGCCAGCGCCGAGTTCGAGGGCCAGTCCGTCGACGTCTTCTTGCATCTGACCGAGGCCGTCGAGACCGAGGACGACCTGCTGGTCGCGATCGGCGTCTATCCGTCGCAGGTTCGGTCCATGGAGGAGTCGAACGTCCACGACCTCGTGGCTGGCGTCGTCGAGGAGGCCGACGAATCCGAAAGCACCGGCAGTGCGGACGATGGCGGTGACGGCGCCGACGGTGACGAGTAA